From Brassica oleracea var. oleracea cultivar TO1000 chromosome C3, BOL, whole genome shotgun sequence, a single genomic window includes:
- the LOC106333554 gene encoding GDSL esterase/lipase At2g38180-like, translated as MVGPGRPQIVLFGSSIVQYSFINGGWGATLADVYSRTADIILRGYGGWNSRYALKVLDQVFPKDAVVQPSLVIVYFGGNDSKAPHPSGHGPHVPLSEFVENMRKIGEHLLSLSDKTRVIFLSPPPMNETQIQLVFGNAIKGRSNEACRPYAEALLNLCNEINVKSVDLWNAIQQQDDWLNTCFTDGIHFTAKASEVVVKEVLKVVKEADWKPCLHWKSLPVEFPFDFGVPNSLSLSEIELMRNDQLEPAPSATLL; from the exons ATGGTTGGACCAGGAAGGCCCCAAATCGTCCTTTTCGGTTCTTCAATCGTTCAGTACAGCTTCATCAATGGTGGCTGGGGAGCCACTCTCGCTGACGTCTACTCTCGCACG GCTGACATCATCCTTCGTGGTTACGGTGGTTGGAACTCCAGATATGCCTTAAAGGTCCTTGACCAAGTCTTCCCAAAG GATGCTGTAGTACAACCTTCTTTGGTGATAGTCTACTTCGGTGGGAATGATTCAAAGGCTCCTCATCCATCAGGCCATGGACCTCATGTTCCTCTATCTGAATTCGTTGAAAACATGAGGAAGATTGGGGAGCATCTTTTG AGCCTTTCGGACAAGACCCGTGTCATTTTTCTCTCTCCCCCACCAATGAATGAGACACAAATCCAATTAGTTTTTGG AAATGCAATAAAAGGACGGAGTAACGAAGCTTGCCGTCCATATGCAGAAGCCTTGTTGAATCTATGCAATGAGATCAATGTAAAAAGTGTTGATCTTTGGAACGCAATACAGCAACAAGACGATTGGTTGAACACCTGCTTCAC AGATGGGATCCATTTCACAGCCAAGGCAAGCGAGGTTGTCGTGAAGGAGGTATTGAAGGTAGTGAAAGAAGCGGATTGGAAACCGTGTCTTCACTGGAAGTCGCTACCAGTTGAGTTTCCCTTTGATTTTGGTGTACCAAACTCCCTAAGCCTTAGTGAGATAGAGTTAATGAGAAACGACCAGTTGGAGCCAGCCCCTAGTGCGACTCTTCTGTAA
- the LOC106331774 gene encoding GDSL esterase/lipase At2g38180-like, whose protein sequence is MVGPGRPQIVLFGSSIVQYSFSNGGWGATLADVYSRTADVILRGYGGWNSRFALKVLDQVFPKDAVVQPSLVIVYFGGNDSMPPHPSGKGAHVSLSEFIDNMRKIGEHLLSLSDKTRVIFLSPPPMNERQIQLVFGDAIKGRRNEVCRPYAEALLTLCNEINVKCVDLWNVIQQQDDWLNTCFTDGIHFTAKASEVVVKEVLKVVREAEWKPSLYWKSLPIEFPFDYGIPNSLSLAELELFRNEQLELPPSTALL, encoded by the exons ATGGTTGGCCCAGGAAGACCTCAGATCGTCCTCTTCGGTTCTTCAATCGTTCAGTACAGCTTCAGCAATGGTGGCTGGGGAGCCACTCTCGCAGACGTCTACTCTCGCACG GCTGACGTTATCCTTCGTGGGTATGGTGGTTGGAACTCAAGATTTGCCTTAAAGGTCCTTGACCAAGTCTTCCCAAAG GATGCTGTAGTACAACCTTCTTTGGTGATAGTTTACTTCGGTGGAAATGATTCAATGCCTCCTCATCCATCAGGGAAGGGAGCTCATGTTTCTCTCTCTGAGTTCATTGATAACATGAGGAAGATTGGGGAGCATCTTTTG AGCCTTTCGGACAAGACGCGTGTCATTTTCCTCTCTCCTCCACCAATGAATGAGAGACAGATCCAGTTAGTTTTTGG AGATGCAATAAAAGGCCGGAGAAACGAAGTTTGCCGTCCATATGCAGAAGCGTTGTTGACTCTATGCAATGAGATCAATGTGAAATGTGTTGATCTCTGGAACGTTATACAGCAACAAGATGATTGGTTGAACACCTGCTTCAC AGATGGGATCCATTTCACAGCCAAGGCAAGTGAGGTTGTGGTGAAGGAGGTGTTGAAGGTAGTGAGAGAAGCAGAGTGGAAACCGAGTCTTTACTGGAAGTCATTACCGATTGAGTTTCCCTTTGATTATGGTATACCAAACTCGCTAAGCCTTGCTGAGCTAGAGTTATTCAGAAACGAACAGTTGGAGCTACCACCTAGTACGGCTCTACTGTAA